In the Paramisgurnus dabryanus chromosome 18, PD_genome_1.1, whole genome shotgun sequence genome, ctacaatggctgtataggtgcactggaacaatccttcctaaaatgcattaaactttcgtttacaaagacatgaaactcacagagagtcaggggtgttcactgatatgctcacacaaaaatcgctgcaaaagacgcattccaacaggtttattgtagttttgtccatctccattgacttgtattagatgtgctgtgaggtacggtattactccgcgccgggaactttgtttgtattcttgcaattggcaaaggcggattatcgccaccaattgggctggagtgtctattattcaagctctaagcggaagaatgtacgggtgtgaggcgtttggaaaaaaaGTTTTCCAAAGattacaacgaatgctaaaacaccttttggaaagcatcttttgcagcaattttgtgtgagcatatcagtgaacacccctgaccactcaggagtttcacatctttgtaaacgaaaggttaatacattttaggaaggattgttccagtgcacctataaacccattgtagagatGGGAGGTGaacaacaaacacccgaaaattctcggggcagccgcatatgtccaaatttctgTCAAggccattctatttcaccataaacaatctgaaaacagggctttaagtgtaaaataccgaacttgtcctttaaaaagtggtatcggtgcatcccaaAATGTACagtttagggatgcaccgataccactttttaaatttagattcttaaaattacattgcgcccaaaaacacttttaagtCGTTTCAGCTGCACATGTGTACAGGTTGGCAAGTGCCTCATGCAAATTCGTCTAAAGCCCCTCCCCTACAGAATGTCAGTATTCattgattgatgattggttcgtttaactggaaggcgggactttcTGTTGCCAGAGCGGCCATATTGAGCATTGCATTGTTTCCCATTATCTTTGATATTACTTAATAATGCTTGTTTAAAACTCTTGAGGCATCTAAACTGTTGTTAAAGAGattaattttgaacaaaaatattATTCAATTTACAATTATATACAACTAGAAACTCTAAGAAATCTATAtttttacatgcttatgtagTTCATAAAGCTGTTTATACATTTTGGCCATCCTCCCCATTTTTACGTTTCAATGAATATTctgaatatttaaacatttcattACACATTGTACATGCCCACACATCATGTACATGTACTGTATTGTTTAATTCccttttaaaatgacttttatcCTTTGGAGGGTTTATTCCCTACAGTATGTTCTCTGATAGAGATCAACACACCACATTCAGTCGTAATCAATTATTCGTTTCTGTGTATTTGGCTTTTATGCTTATTTTCTTTATTCATCAAATATCATACAGAAGTTGACCATGAAAACTGCGAAGGCTACAATCATGATAATAGTCATGACGAAAGCAGAGCACTGTTCCTGGGTTCTCATCACACCACGTCCATTCGCTTGTAGTGAAACAAATCTCATCGTTCCTGCCGTCAATAGTTTGTCTTTCTTTGCGTAGTGGATTAGAAAGTGCCGTGGACTTGTTGCTTTGGTGTAGCACCAGCTTACCAACCTGCCTGGTCAACAGACCATCCTGCAAGGCTGGGAACAGAGGGATAGTGAGAATGAAAGGAACTGGGGGTCAGAAGGATGAAGAGGTAAAGTTAAAGAGGACACAGCCGATCTCAGTGCTGGATCCTGCGGATCGACTGGATCTGAGGGGTCTGAGCGTGGCATCCGTACTCTCTGTAGTTCCTGTACTCGCCTCCGTGGCAGTCACACTCCATAATGTACTGGTAACCACGGTAACCAGGATACTGGTAGCATACAAAGCTAGCGAAATAGGAAAGATACACAGAGGCAGTGGTAAAGCACAGAGGCAGAGTGGAGCACATGTTGTTTCAGAAGCTTACTCAGTTTTCAAACCCAGATAAAAGTTTACCATAAAGATGAAATACAAAATTACAACCCTATTTCATTATGATATAAACTAAATGATCAGATGTGAGGCCTTTGAGCAATCGTACTTACGCGCCACTCATGACCCGGATCGAGCGGATCTCGTTGTTACACCATCCCATAGCCTGCAGAGAGGGGTAGTCATTGCACACCTCCCACTCCTTTCCAGTCATGTTTTCACACTCGAAAAGAGTCATACGGGAATCCTTGTGCATCTGTTTCagaataaagaataaaaaagcTTTGCTAAAAGAAATGTAAAGGATATAATGATTCCTACTCTAAATTCTGCTTTGTTGAGCCACAGTCTAGTGTCAGGTATGGGCATTACAGCGACTATACTTTGGCTCAATGCTTTAATCATATTGAAAACATATAGGTGAGTCTTTATAAGTGTGCAGATGGTTTCACTCACCGCAGAACAGACGGGGCGGAAGGACATCAGCCTCTCAATGCGATAGGCATTGCTGCCACTCCAGGCCTCCCAGCAAGGGTAATCTCCCTTCTCCAGGATGAACTGTTGGCCGTTGAAGGTAGTGTGCTCAAAACCAATCCAGCTATTGTAAGAAGAAGTGATTAGGAGACATTAGGAGCAATGTGGAAATTAAGATGgtaatgaaaaatattttaggTTTTACTCACGCGCCACACTCCACCTTCAGGGAGCGGATGGTCTCCATTCCGAACTCCATAATGTTCTGGCAACAAGAGGTGAATTCACAACGCCTGCCCTGGAAATGCTCCTGGTCATAAACGGTGATCTGGAAAACAAACAAGCCAACTTAAAGTGCCAATGTAAAGTGTATATTTTATGTAATGGTGCAGTGATTGTTATAAACAATTTATCAGTGTAAGTCTTTTTAATTTATGTGCCCTCAAACTTTTattaaaatctgaaaatgtacttcCACCCTCTTGTGGCGATCATTCTCTGATGACTTCAGCTAGACAGCTTGGGCGGGAGCATCCGTTAACTCCACCCCTCCAACTGTCAGTCTGATGCCAGAAACGCCTACTTTATTATTTCCAATCACAATGTTAACACAAGCAGCCCCCACTATTTTCCTCTAGTTTCACTTCGgaaatatgtctttattaactctttcctcgccattgacGATTTAACTCGTCaagtaagagaaaacacttctctgccaatgacgagtttttctggcaatccgtatttccgctatcatccaccaggtggcgctcttacacaacttataaacCCGAAGGTATTCCCTCAGGGCAAACagctcaaactctgtgtatattttgagaatcgatctgaatctgatctctatcaaaaatccttcacaaaaacgcaattatgtcagctttttgctcaaacattttgtatttgtgtagaagcctacccatatttgagagatgattaaaagagaacaaattaaggtaggatgaaacttttttgtttgaaagcagagcgCCTATtcttatttgatatattgtatgtttatatatttaaagaagaaaatgctGGTGCTGCCAACTTTTCTTTTACTTATTCAACTAGCTGACGCTTATATCCAATgtgacttacaattgctatatatatcagaggtcgcacgcctctggatCAACTAGgagttaagtgtcttgctcagggacaccatggtgtgtcacagtggattcgaacccgggtctctcacaccaaaggcaagtgtcttatccactgcgccatcaccaccctGGCAAGGAAACAGTTAAACATTCACTAGATGTTTTTGCTTTagagtttaaaatgatttgattCAGATATAATACAAGAAGACGCTGTGATGctctaaaattaaataaaatttggtGACATATTTTTGATATAAGCtgaatgtttaaatgttaaaaagacCATTTAAGGCCCTGTTTATACCTGATATAACCTTGGAGAACCCACAGGGTCAAATTTTATGGCTATTCGAACACATTCGATCACATGAGCAAATGTGGCACAGAAATCCAGTCGAGTGCGTTTTCGACAACCTCTGAATCTGGTCAGAAGTGAATGAACTCAAAATGTTTTACACCAtgtttacacctgtatttagcactgtccacttgtgatccgatcgaccaaaATTCATCAAAATATCAGGTGTAAACAGCATAAATTTCCATGCTGGTTAGTTCTAGTTTGATATTAGTCTACCAGCTGAACCAGAACAGCCATGCCATCAACCAACAAAGCTGGCCTACTGCAGTAGGTGATTCTGGTTTACTGAGCTAGATAAGTCTTGCTGGTTAATATAATCTAGTAGTCACTGAAGAGTTGCAAGTCACTGTACCTTCCATGGTCCCATGGGCATGGACACAGGGTTTGTAAGAGCCATTGTTTCAGGTAAATCTCAACGCTGACTGACCTGTATGCAAAAAATTGGTCAACATGTCAGAAgagttcacacacacaaacatttaacCTATAATAGCAATAAATGAGCTAATATCCATAAGAATCAAAAACAATAATGCAAAACATGACAGTCTGAACTGCTTGTCAACGCTAATGACGTGAAACATTATTGCTGTctgcactcaaaaaaatgatacTTTAAACGAACACAATTTTATTGTGGACAGTGGTTCCACACAACCCAGTtagtttttattaacatttaagGGTTGTTTTCAGTCAATGCCAAATTCTTTTGTTGCAGCAACACAATTGAATAATAAATAACTAATGTGAAGTGGTAATGTTTAACAAAATTATCTTAGTTACTTATCCATAACTTAAGATTGTTACATTTTCTGAACATGTGTTTAACTTGTACAAactaatcaaatattttttgcttgtccAAATCAAGAGTAGTTTATTCATACAACTCATTTACATTGTGGACAGTGGTTCCATCCAATtacttttatttactttaacaCAACAATTTCTATTTCAAGTTaaatcacacacaaaaatatactttttgtaATAAACTCTATATAACattcattttattcataaaaGATTCTCAGACACCAGTTCTTCAAGCCATGTTTATTGCACTTAAACTACAGATACCGTAAAGGATATACCGACAAATGAGATGCACTCATCAACTTGAAAAACTTGCAAAGTTTTTCAAGGACTTTGGATATTACAATGTAACCTTATAACAACATTACAATTTTTTACACTTACTGACAAATGAAATGCACGAAGCACCATTCAGGCAGTTTTTTCAAGCCCCCGGATACGTATAATTAAACAACATTATTACACAACTGTAATGCTAACTGACAAAATAGGTTGCTCTCCATTCAGAGAGCTGGCACATGCGACTTTCAAAGATTTTTCAACAACTTTGGtataattttaagttaaatggtactgtaaaaacattataaacgTTAACATTCCATGACAAATTAGATGCAGGACCATTTACGTACAGCCAAAGCTTTAAACAACTCTACATTAatctaattaaataaaaacacactgcaAAACTATCAAAATAAATTGACGACACTGCTTACTTCCTGAATGTTATTGTACTGCCATTTCAAAAACATGGCATTTacatatgaaatattaaaacattcctTTCTCAAAACATCTGCAAAAGGCTTGGTCTTCAGCGTCTGAACTTTATGAGATAGTTACTTCCCATCTAGCTCCAGAAACAACAActgcaatacttcaaaagtgtACCTGAATTCAAGTTCAGTTCATATTTCAGTCCCATCAGCATGGTTGTCGCATACACAATGTTGTTGAGGTCCGAGAACTCTTAATCCGTTTAATAACACTCCAACATCTGCTGGGCTGTCTTCGATGTCTGaaccatacatttttacaacaaGCACTCCCATCACCATCTTCTGGATCGCCTCCTGGGTACTGGGTGCATCTGTATCCTGCAGGTGAGAATGACAatgataaaattattttatgtttattaataAGTTCAGAAAAATCTCATTTACCATTTAATGTTATTCAAAACCAACACATCACTTGATTCTGTAAAACTATGGACGACAATCTGCCTCAACATCTGACGTGTTTACGTTTTATGTGACGCAACAGCATGACAtaaccgaaaagctacacaaatgcgatcagAGCGGTCAGACTGGCTTGGATTTCCAGAAATGCGATTTGAAAAGGATTTTAAACCACCCATGGATGTAGCCCGAAAAAGATTTGAAAAAACACtgatttcatgtggtttttggccgttcacacgttctaaatgtgattgaaTTGGAATTGATGGATTcgaatatgcaccaaaatcatatttagactgacagtgtgaacaaggtataATTGTACTTCCCTGTTCTATTATtaagacaccatgaatatgaactaaaatgttctaaaaatctattttaaaaatgtatttaagtacCACTcgtagtaaacttgaacccatctttgtatgaaagttgggttcaagtttacaagttttaactaaatacatttttaatacagagatagtataTTCAAAGCACATTTTAGTTTCGTAATCATGTTGTCTCAAAACAGCACaaataagtacacttagataatcttaagaacatcttaaaaagtactaAAGAATAAATTTTAGTATACCAAGTataaattagtttaaaataGAGCACTGTAAGTACaatatggaagtgtactactttttcacctgggatacCACAACATTTAAATTCCTTGATAATACAGCAAAgtatatatatgcacatatactTACCAAATACTCTTTAATTAGACTGGTCGGGTCTTCATTCAGGTAGACAAAGAAAGATCGGAGTCTGATCAATGTTGTCAgtctaaatatgtaaatatcaaaattttattaattgtaGCATTCACAATATCAGGTAAACatttacctttatttttagattattatgcaaaatacaGCATGTAAGtggaaaacaacaacaaaaagggACACTTTAAACTGTAcctatgtttctttttttacaagTTCCAGAAACTTTCTAATTCCAATTTCACCAGTGCAAAAAGAAGTTTTATTATAAGGTTTTAATGAGTGCAGTTCATCATACCCGTGTTGTGGAGACCAGCAGGTTTTTAATTCTCTGTCCATTGTTTTGCATAGATCCTTATAAGCTTTGCAGAATATGGATTCATCTTCGCCAAGTATGTAGACACCAATGGGGCTGTTGTGATTCTTTTAAACTCTGCACAAatctacaaaataaaataaattattgttaccacaaaaccaataaagttaaacataAATGACTCAAAAACTTTTCACTCACCTCTTCCCTTCTGAAAAGAGCAGGCCATCTAGTTTTGAAATCTGCTATTGAAGGCGATTCCTTGACAACCTCATGTCTCTTGATAGAAAAGGTCTTGTCCATCAGCATTCATAATGTTTTCTTATTGTTCTTTTTCATTTCAGACAGAAGTATTAAACTGACTACTTCCAGTGTTTTGGATGTCTCCGTTTGTGGATGGTAAGGGCAGTAGTTCACCTCAgcattgcatgttttttttatatatatatatatggtaaaCAGCACTGGAAATTCCAGCTGGTTTGGGCTTGAGTAAATTTAATTTCACTTCATTAAAGCCAATTTTTCTCAGTTTTGTTATATATTTGGCAATACACACTTTTGCAACACAGTCAGAGCTTAATGATGTAGATTGGGTTGACAAAATGACTGTGTCACAGGATGAAAGTGAAAGAGCTGGTGATGAGCAGGTACTCCTTTTGAGAACTGTTCAGTTGTGGTGggggcaagttgtcacaatCACTTGGTGTTGTCAGGAATACCACCTTTAGTGTACTTTTGTCTTGAATTTCAGATGTGTACATGAGATTTAAAAACTAATTGCCCAAGTCAGAATCCATGAACTGCAGCCTTAAATGTCCTTGTAGATTACATTGTTTTTCTATTTCCTTTGACAGGTCACTCACTGAAGTAGGAATGGCATACTGAAGGATCACCTTTTGTAACTTTTAGCCAGACTAGAGAAGTCATTGTGGTATGACTGTGGAAAACAAGTAAAATTtagttaattattttttttaaatcaattgtaagtatggtttaaaaaaacattaacttaTGAATTGtccatttaacaaaataaaagcatattttacaATACAGTATGCGTGGACTTGTCTTTTCAAAGTCACCAAACAAAGCACCAACCATATAACTCAAGCAATGGATAATCAATCATCAGCTAACTAAAATAGGCACTGACAGACTTTAACATACAATGCAGTTTACCTAAAAAATGTGTGATATGCTCTAGTTTAAAtaatctgttttaataaaacacaTCTGGCTTCAGTCATGAACAAAAGCATCACTTGCCTCATCACCATAAAAACGTTTGACCTCCTGTAATACTTCAGCAATGGAAACTACACCAGGCTTAAAATCACTCACTGgttgtgttttctgtttttgtgtgatatAGAAGTCCCATTGACATTTGATTGGAAAACACAACCTGATAACATGCAAAATACCGTTTTACTCTTCTTTAAGTGACTGTTTATGTCagcaaagtattctttttctgaTGACAGTGCACTGCATGCCATGCACACAAATTACAAGTGAAAGTGGGCCTTTGTCGTCATGCAATATTACATCTGTAGCATAATTCCTACTTAAATGAACAAGTAGAGCATATCATGTCTTGAATATATCAATTAGAATATGTACTATGATATCTATGATAACCACCACAACGCACGTGCAGCAGTCTTTCATGTTTTAGTACTTTAGATCACAAATTTTACATTTCAACATAACTTAATTTAAGTATTCATTCAGagtaacaaataaaaataaactttaagaaCCCCTTGAGAAAAGGCTCTGACTAAACACAGGAAAATACGTTTCAAAAGCACTATTATCACCAGTAAAACAAGTTCAATGGCTAACGTTACCACCGGAACACGACGGAAAATCGAAGTTCAACTCACCACGAACACGTGAAGCAATCCGTTCATTTTGAAACGCACAAATCACGCAGTTTACAACACTGCTGCTATCATAAAACACTAATAATGGCCGAAATTGAACAACACGTTTAATACTGTTTAAACACGAGTACATCACGTTTAATACGGTTTAAACACGTCACACGACAGATCGCGTGAAGCACTCCATTACATTTGAAACGCACAAATCACACACTTTACCTCACTGCTGCACAAATGACGTGAAATCATCACCATCAAAAACAAACACCATCGccttaaacataaaataaagttgcctCAACAATGTTTTAAGATGGATTGAAGAATAAACGTATTTAGTTTACTTACCACACCATCACCGGCGCGCCGTCTTCGTGGAAGTCGTTAAAATGACGTCACATCCTTTagtttgaaaaaaattcttcttcttcttcttctttcttttttaccGGCGGTTGGTAACCAGCTTAATGGAGCATTACCGCCCCCTCTGTTCCGGAATATGAACCTGATAATAGGTCTACTCTCTATCGCAAAAGTAAACCAATTACTTTAGTTTAAAGATAGGTAGTTAGGTAAACCAGAGTGAATAACAAATTGATTTAGCATAACAAATTACACTTGTATtttgtcttaaaaataaatgtgtatgtgttaatgtaactaaatatatttgtgtataatGAACAGTGCTACAAAACCCATTTTTTGAGTGTGTGCTAACTAAACTGTCTGTGTCTGACAAGCTTGAACGATGCTGAAGTAAATGGTTTACATTTCATAATGCATATCAGTTGTACATCAAATCTTTAGATTGGTCATTATGTGTAGATGTGATGTAGCTTGTTGAATCCTAGAGGCTTTCCCAGACTTACCAACAGAACGAGCTATGTGCGTTGAGGGGAATCCACCAAGCGGTCACCCGTTCAAGCATTTGTGGGGGTATTTATACAGACGCTGCCTCTATAACACACAGACCCAGTCTGCCGTCAGCACTTTGCTTTGGATGCCTTTTGTTTCTGACCTGAGCTGCAGTCTTTTCTTTCCTCGTCGCACTTTTCACAATGATGTGACCTGCACCAATGACAGGCGTGGAGCAATCTCACGTCGCGCTACTTTGATCAGTCCATTTTTATACTTTTGAGAAGTCAATGCATACTATatactaataaaataaatatataatatcaaGGTTTACAGTACTTTCAGTGAGGCTGTAATTCAATATATGTTTGTAGTAATGTTCAGTGTTTTCTAAAGAGATGAAGCTGATACAATATTAACCCTTAGGCTAACTGGTGCTGTCTCATGAGCGGGACACCTGAGTTTACTTTAGTAGTTACCATGTATAGGCGTGAAGTATGTGTTTTGTTGTCATTTTAGACTGGACAACCTTGTAGTTGTATTGGTCTATTTCAaataagttttgtttgtttaacctGTTTCTCACTTTATGA is a window encoding:
- the cryba1b gene encoding crystallin, beta A1b; amino-acid sequence: MALTNPVSMPMGPWKITVYDQEHFQGRRCEFTSCCQNIMEFGMETIRSLKVECGAWIGFEHTTFNGQQFILEKGDYPCWEAWSGSNAYRIERLMSFRPVCSAMHKDSRMTLFECENMTGKEWEVCNDYPSLQAMGWCNNEIRSIRVMSGAFVCYQYPGYRGYQYIMECDCHGGEYRNYREYGCHAQTPQIQSIRRIQH